The following coding sequences lie in one Populus nigra chromosome 15, ddPopNigr1.1, whole genome shotgun sequence genomic window:
- the LOC133674393 gene encoding uncharacterized protein LOC133674393 isoform X2 → MASIFMGNATIIILSGYRLRAGSGSPVRRRDADHRYNSDLDNLGGPSRGRDFSNRKYHGRFQYSSPPYARGRGFDGPELGPGLHRGEGMGRNNPNVRPREGDWICTDPLCGNLNFARRDFCNNCKRPRYRSGGSPRWGYPGPPPLHAPPRHFPGPSLDLSPGRTMNGYRSPPRDWARDRPRDYGSGGPPPRQGGRFSDHDMRRDRSDYADDEYRGRNKFDRPMPVDWGHNDHGRDSFFHERKGFERQPPSPPLPLPSLPQRGRWGHEGRDRSRSPISTTKRVHNMYMEQGRRGDRHRVGRGRMRDVY, encoded by the exons ATGGCTAGTATATTCATGGGAAATGCAACTATCATTATTTTGAGTG GATATAGGCTTCGTGCAGGTTCTGGTTCTCCTGTACGTCGTAGGGATGCAGATCACAGATACAATTCTGATCTTGATAATTTAGGGGGGCCATCTCGAGGTCGTGATTTTAGCAACAGGAAGTATCATGGTAGATTTCAATATTCTTCACCCCCTTATGCTCGAGGAAGAGGTTTTGATGGGCCTGAACTTGGTCCAGGACTTCATAGAGGGGAGGGCATGGGTAGGAATAATCCAAATGTACGCCCAAGGGAAGGCGACTGGATCTGCACAGATCCTTT ATGTGGCAACCTGAACTTTGCAAGGAGAGATTTCTGTAACAATTGCAAGAGGCCTCGCTATAGATCTGGAGGGAGTCCTCGGTGGGGTTATCCTGGCCCCCCACCTCTGCATGCTCCTCCAAGACACTTTCCTGGTCCTTCATTGGATCTCTCTCCAGGCAGGACTATGAATGGCTATAGGTCTCCTCCTCGAGATTGGGCCAGAGACAGACCCAGAGATTATGGGTCTGGTGGTCCACCTCCCAGGCAAGGGGGCCGGTTCTCTGACCATGACATGCGGAGAGATCGATCTGATTATGCAGATGATGAATACAGGGGGAGGAACAAATTTGACAGGCCAATGCCAGTGGATTGGGGTCATAATGACCATGGAAGGGATAGCTTTTTCCATGAAAGGAAAGGGTTTGAGAGACAACCACCCTCTCCACCTCTACCTCTGCCTTCACTTCCTCAACGTGGCAGATGGGGCCATGAAGGGAGAGACAGGAGCAGATCGCCAATTAGCACCACCAAAAGAGTTCATAATATGTACATGGAGCAGGGGCGGCGAGGTGATCGACATCGTGTTGGGCGAGGCAGAATGAGAGATGTGTATTGA
- the LOC133673664 gene encoding protein tesmin/TSO1-like CXC 5, giving the protein MGESEGSEFPPKKQQQQSENAYFQTKKLARQLDFTQGVLPDHPQSQPSPLQKPPLLVPPAAAQSQPQPHPQSQLQLQPQVAEIQVVPQQQTQQQPVRAVKPESPKSIPNTELKDGTPKKQRQCNCKHSRCLKLYCECFASGTYCDGCNCVNCYNNVENEAARREAVEATLERNPNAFRPKIASSPHGTRDCREETGDGLVFVKHNKGCHCKKSGCLKKYCECFQANILCSENCKCMDCKNFEGSEERQALFHGDHGNNMAYIQQAANAAITGAIGSSGYASPPVSRKRKGQELFFGQTVKDQSFDRLGHFQQGSHTRPPAPSSSLPSNPVARAGNAITLGPSKITYRSLLADIIQPQDLKELCSVLVVLSGEAAKMFSDQRNSMEKRVEDQRETLLASSTQERLQSHKESNADKIVANDCSSANHADKVGPDDSSSDGADMPKGRPMSPGTLELMCDEQDTMLMAAASPNGLMGHGCNTSSQLPCGQGMAEAHAEQERIVLTKFRDCLNRLITFGEIKETKCSSLARTELGNQKDPPSNGIANTRTGTGSQRGPFSNGVVKVVPPTAKPTQMVTSMVSTSGSDLQKIPGLPQNGDNKLKS; this is encoded by the exons ATGGGGGAAAGTGAGGGAAGCGAATTCCCTCCaaaaaagcagcagcagcaatcgGAGAATGCATATTTTCAGACCAAGAAGCTAGCCAGACAGCTCGATTTTACACAGGGTGTACTTCCTGACCATCCTCAATCGCAGCCGTCGCCACTGCAGAAGCCGCCCCTCTTGGTTCCCCCGGCGGCTGCGCAGAGCCAGCCCCAGCCCCACCCACAATCCCAACTGCAACTGCAGCCACAGGTGGCTGAGATTCAAGTGGTACCGCAACAGCAGACGCAGCAGCAGCCAGTCAGGGCTGT GAAACCAGAATCACCAAAATCAATACCGAACACTGAATTGAAAGATGGCACTCCAAAGAAGCAAAGACAGTGTAACTGTAAACACTCACGGTGCTTAAAGCT TTACTGTGAGTGTTTTGCCTCTGGAACATACTGTGATGGGTGCAATTGTGTTAATTGTTATAACAATGTTGAAAATGAAGCTGCCAGGCGGGAAGCTGTTGAAGCTACTTTAGAGCGTAATCCAAATGCATTCAGGCCAAAAATTGCAAGCAGCCCACATGGAACACGGGATTGTCGG GAAGAAACTGGGGACGGATTGGTGTTTGTAAAGCACAATAAGGGATGCCACTGCAAGAAATCTGGATGTCTCAAAAAGTACTGTGAATGCTTCCAAGCCAATATTCTTTGTTCTGAAAATTGTAAATGCATGGACTGCAAGAACTTTGAAGGAAGTGAAGAGAGACAGGCACTCTTTCATGGTGACCACGGCAACAACATGGCATATATTCAACAGGCTGCGAATGCTGCAATAACAGGGGCTATTGGATCATCTGGTTATGCTTCCCCTCCAGTATCTAGGAAGAGAAAAGGTCAGGAGCTTTTCTTTGGGCAGACAGTCAAGGATCAATCATTTGACAGGCTTGGACATTTTCAACAG GGAAGCCATACCAGGCCTCCTGCACCCTCCTCTTCATTGCCCTCCAATCCTGTTGCTCGTGCTGGTAATGCTATAACATTGGGCCCTTCAAAAATCACATACAG GTCTCTCTTGGCAGACATCATCCAACCACAAGACTTAAAAGAACTTTGCTCAGTTTTGGTGGTTCTGTCCGGAGAAGCTGCCAAGATGTTTTCAG ACCAAAGAAATTCAATGGAAAAGCGAGTAGAAGATCAAAGAGAAACTTTGCTTGCTTCATCTACTCAAGAAAGGTTGCAGAGCCACAAGGAATCCAatgctgataaaattgttgCTAATGATTGTTCTAGTGCAAACCATGCTGATAAAGTAGGTCCTGATGATTCCAGCTCGGATGGTGCTGATATGCCAAAAGGAAGACCAATGTCTCCTGGGACCTTGGAATTGATGTGCGATGAACAAGATACGATGCTTATGGCAGCTGCTTCCCCCAATGGGTTGATGGGCCATGGCTGCAACACTTCTTCACAGCTGCCTTGTGGACAAGGCATGGCAGAGGCTCATGCAGAGCAAGAAAGAATTGTTTTAACGAAGTTTCGAGATTGCCTTAATAGGCTCATCACATTCGGGGAAATAAAAG AAACAAAGTGTTCATCATTAGCCAGAACTGAGTTGGGGAATCAAAAAGACCCACCCAGCAATGGTATAGCAAATACCAGAACTGGAACTGGGAGTCAACGAGGGCCCTTTAGCAACGGGGTTGTTAAAGTTGTTCCACCAACTGCCAAACCAACCCAGATGGTTACTTCTATGGTTTCCACCTCTGGCAGTGATCTTCAAAAAATCCCAGGCCTCCCACAAAATGGAGATAACAAACTGAAGTCTTGA
- the LOC133674393 gene encoding uncharacterized protein LOC133674393 isoform X1 yields MGSRDKDQTTPHHQPLLSSLVVRPSVRDGGDGAGGGGLTGGSDHEPGEFLREPPSYSRPERYSDDPGYRLRAGSGSPVRRRDADHRYNSDLDNLGGPSRGRDFSNRKYHGRFQYSSPPYARGRGFDGPELGPGLHRGEGMGRNNPNVRPREGDWICTDPLCGNLNFARRDFCNNCKRPRYRSGGSPRWGYPGPPPLHAPPRHFPGPSLDLSPGRTMNGYRSPPRDWARDRPRDYGSGGPPPRQGGRFSDHDMRRDRSDYADDEYRGRNKFDRPMPVDWGHNDHGRDSFFHERKGFERQPPSPPLPLPSLPQRGRWGHEGRDRSRSPISTTKRVHNMYMEQGRRGDRHRVGRGRMRDVY; encoded by the exons ATGGGGTCCAGAGACAAGGACCAAACGACACCGCATCACCAGCCTCTCCTTAGCAGCCTTGTTGTACGTCCGTCCGTCAGAGACGGCGGTGATGGCGCCGGAGGTGGAGGCCTCACAGGTGGTAGCGATCACGAGCCTGGCGAGTTCCTCCGTGAACCCCCATCCTATTCTCGCCCCGAACGATACTCTGATGATCCTG GATATAGGCTTCGTGCAGGTTCTGGTTCTCCTGTACGTCGTAGGGATGCAGATCACAGATACAATTCTGATCTTGATAATTTAGGGGGGCCATCTCGAGGTCGTGATTTTAGCAACAGGAAGTATCATGGTAGATTTCAATATTCTTCACCCCCTTATGCTCGAGGAAGAGGTTTTGATGGGCCTGAACTTGGTCCAGGACTTCATAGAGGGGAGGGCATGGGTAGGAATAATCCAAATGTACGCCCAAGGGAAGGCGACTGGATCTGCACAGATCCTTT ATGTGGCAACCTGAACTTTGCAAGGAGAGATTTCTGTAACAATTGCAAGAGGCCTCGCTATAGATCTGGAGGGAGTCCTCGGTGGGGTTATCCTGGCCCCCCACCTCTGCATGCTCCTCCAAGACACTTTCCTGGTCCTTCATTGGATCTCTCTCCAGGCAGGACTATGAATGGCTATAGGTCTCCTCCTCGAGATTGGGCCAGAGACAGACCCAGAGATTATGGGTCTGGTGGTCCACCTCCCAGGCAAGGGGGCCGGTTCTCTGACCATGACATGCGGAGAGATCGATCTGATTATGCAGATGATGAATACAGGGGGAGGAACAAATTTGACAGGCCAATGCCAGTGGATTGGGGTCATAATGACCATGGAAGGGATAGCTTTTTCCATGAAAGGAAAGGGTTTGAGAGACAACCACCCTCTCCACCTCTACCTCTGCCTTCACTTCCTCAACGTGGCAGATGGGGCCATGAAGGGAGAGACAGGAGCAGATCGCCAATTAGCACCACCAAAAGAGTTCATAATATGTACATGGAGCAGGGGCGGCGAGGTGATCGACATCGTGTTGGGCGAGGCAGAATGAGAGATGTGTATTGA